The following proteins are co-located in the Poecile atricapillus isolate bPoeAtr1 chromosome 2, bPoeAtr1.hap1, whole genome shotgun sequence genome:
- the PRDM14 gene encoding LOW QUALITY PROTEIN: PR domain zinc finger protein 14 (The sequence of the model RefSeq protein was modified relative to this genomic sequence to represent the inferred CDS: substituted 1 base at 1 genomic stop codon) — protein sequence MALSLASQSVPGDGGDSLGMSPAGLASYYPSFLPPAHYLETAPDYFQPLKPLGGLVSPSPPLPPFTFSRVPAFLSQPLPLPTDPFPSLPLPVYTSPSHRAARSPGTDGALGQSYRYHFTEEELNAVLYGTLRSGQPAGNLHAISGLRVSPSSSGKGIFDGDERSTGWHSLGGRQVSPCSQKGFLCCRRCRLRRPAARPGLAAAPRRXGPARPRCARPRRAALSPLLPAGLSVLRVAYGDVSQLGVFCTDPIPKGVRFGPFQGKVVNTSEIKTYDDNSLMWEIFEYGGLSHFIDGKGTAGNWMSLVNCARFPEEQNLTAIQCQGQIFYESCKEIFPKQELLVWYGDCYVQFLGIPISLKGMAEGKKPSQHPEEAGESFKCERCGKVFAYKYYRDKHLKYTRCVDQGDRKFPCHLCDRSFEKRDRLRIHILHVHEKHRPHKCSVCGKSFSQSSSLNKHMRVHSGERPYKCVYCNKAFTASSILRTHIRQHSGEKPFKCKHCGKAFASHAAHDSHVRRTHSKDKGCTCSVCGQHFPEQEDYNFHMKIHAAH from the exons ATGGCTCTGTCCCTGGCCAGCCAGTCGGTCCCCGGAGACGGCGGAGACTCGCTCGGGATGAGCCCCGCCGGCCTCGCCTCCTACTACccctctttcctccctcccgcCCATTACTTGGAGACGGCCCCCGACTACTTCCAGCCCCTGAAACCCCTGGGCGGGCTGGTTTCCCCCTCGCCGCCTCTGCCTCCCTTCACCTTCAGCAGGGTCCCCGCTTTTCTGAGCCAGCCTCTCCCCCTGCCCACCGACCCTTTTCCCAGCCTTCCTTTGCCTGTCTACACCAG CCCCTCGCACAGGGCTGCCCGCAGCCCGGGGACAGACGGGGCGCTGGGCCAGAGCTACAGGTACCACTTCACCGAGGAGGAGCTCAACGCGGTGCTGTACGGGACACTCCGGAGCGGCCAGCCCGCCGGGAATCTCCACGCCATCTCGGGGCTCCGGGTGTCCCCCTCCAGCTCTGGTAAGGGGATATTCGACGGCGATGAGAGGAGCACAGGGTGGCACTCACTGGGCGGCAGGCAGGTCTCTCCTTGCAGCCAG AAGGGGTTCCTCTGCTGCAGGCGCTGCCGACTCCGCCGCCCCGCTGCTCGACCGGGACTCGCTGCAGCTCCCCGAAGGTAGGGCCCGGCCCGCCCGCGCTGCGCCCGCCCGCGCCGCGCCGCGCTCAGCCCCCTGTTACCCGCAGGGCTCTCGGTGCTGCGGGTGGCCTACGGGGACGTGTCTCAGCTCGGAGTCTTCTGTACCGACCCCATCCCGAAAGGAGTCCGCTTCGGCCCTTTCCAAGGCAAAGTGGTCAACACGAGCGAGATCAAGACTTACGACGACAACTCGCTGATGTGGGAG ATCTTTGAATACGGTGGCCTGAGCCACTTTATAGACGGGAAGGGCACCGCTGGCAATTGGATGTCTCTGGTAAACTGTGCCAGGTTCCCCGAGGAGCAGAATTTGACGGCTATCCAGTGCCAGGGACAAATCTTCTACGAGAGCTGCAAGGAAATCTTCCcgaagcaggagctgctggtgtggTACGGCGACTGCTACGTGCAATTTCTCGGCATCCCCATCAGCTTGAAGGGCATGGCAGAGGGGAAGAAACCCTCACAGCACCCCGAAG AAGCCGGGGAGAGCTTCAAGTGTGAGCGCTGCGGCAAAGTTTTTGCCTACAAGTACTACCGGGACAAACACCTCAAGTACACCCGCTGCGTGGACCAGGGGGACCGCAAATTTCCTTGTCACCTTTGTGACCGGTCCTTTGAAAAAAGAGACAGGCTGAGGATCCATATTCTCCACGTTCACGAAAAGCACAGACCTCACAAG tgctctgtgtgtgggaagagcttttcTCAATCCTCCAGCCTGAACAAACACATGAGGGTTCACTCCGGGGAGCGCCCCTACAAATGTGTCTACTGCAACAAG GCGTTCACAGCATCCAGTATCCTGCGCACTCACATCCGCCAGCACTCGGGGGAGAAGCCCTTCAAATGCAAGCACTGCGGCAAAGCCTTCGCCTCACACGCGGCCCACGACAGCCACGTGCGGCgcacacacagcaaggacaagGGCTGCACGTGCTCCGTGTGCGGCCAGCACTTCCCTGAGCAGGAGGATTACAACTTCCACATGAAGATTCATGCTGCTCATTAA